The Euzebya sp. genomic interval TCTGCAAGCAGGCCTTCCCCTCCATCCCGGACCTCGCGATCGCCAAGATGGTCGCCGGCATCGAGGTCGACCTGTTCCGCCCGAACGAGGAGCTGAAGGTCCTCGCCCAGCGGGCGATCGACCTCGGCGTGGCGGACACCTTCGCCAAGCACGACGACCCCGCCGCCGTGGCGGCGGCGCTCGACACCGACGCCGGACGGGAGTGGCTGGCCGCCTGGGACGCCGTCGAGGACCCGTGGTTCAACTTCTCCTCGGGCACCGGGTTCTACTTCAGCGACAAGACCTGGATCCAGGACCGCTCGGTGCCCTACGGCTTCATCTGGGACTACATCACCAAGCTGCGGGCCGGCGAGGACATCTCCCGGCCGACGGAGGCCATCCGCGCCGAGCGGGATCGCATCGTGGCGGAGTACCGCGAGCTGCTCGACGCCGAGGAGGACCGCCAGGCCTTCGACGGCAAGCTCGGCCTCGCCCGGACCGTGTTCCCCTACGTCGAGAACCACAACTTCTACATCGAGCACTGGTCCATGTCGGTGTTCTGGCAGAAGTCGCGCGAGCTGGGCGAGACGCTCGCGAAGGAGGGTTTCTTCGAGACCGCCGAGGACATCTTCTTCGTCCGGCGCGAGGAGGTCGACACGCTCCTGTTCGACCTCTACAGCGCCTGGGCTGTCGGGGTGGAGCCGGAGGGTCCCCACCACTGGCCGCCGATCATCGACCGCCGCCGGCGGATCGTGAAGGCCCTCGAGGCCCACAAGCCGAACGCGCCGAAGGCGCTCGGACCCCCACCGACCGTCGTGACCGAGCCGTTCACGATCATGCTCTGGGGCATCACGTCGGAGTCGATCGACGGCTGGCTGAACGCGGCGGAGGGCGGCGCCACCGTGACGGGGATGGCCGCCTCCCCCGGCGTCGCCGAGGGGCCGGCGCGGGTGGTGTTCGACGCGGCCGACATCGGTGACGTCCAGGAGGGTGAGATCCTGGTCGCACCCATCACCGCCCCCTCCTGGGCGCCGGCGTTCTCGAAGGCCACCGCCGTCGTCACCGACATCGGTGGGCTGATGAGCCACGCCGCGATCGTCTGCCGCGAGTACGGCGTCCCCGCCGTCACCGGCACGTCGAGCGGCACCACCGAGATCCGCACCGGCGACCGCATCCGCGTCGACGGCAACACCGGCACCGTCACGAAGCTCTAGGTACGACGGCTCTAGGAGACCTCCCATGCTGAAGCCCGAGCTGAACACCGAGCTGACCCAGGTCGGCCCCGGCACGCCGATGGGGGAGCTGCTGCGGCGCTACTGGTACCCCGTCGCGTTCGTGCGCGAGCTCGACGAGTGGCCGATCAAGAAGGT includes:
- a CDS encoding PEP-utilizing enzyme gives rise to the protein MADEKRFPNPYELPTPDGAEGWEELYAYSALFGEGRRARDEQQFWFMDSMHWGWAMSPWDADHLMYAISALSQYNSRHYLVPPANGIDFRILHGYPYFSPVTIADPAQVEARAGAFVERAGHYFANWDDLYASWLEKVKANIADIQAIDFSPLPDTEDLDVVTSGRGVGSGWDLQQQYHRFQDLAQRIWQYHFEFLNLGYAAYLDFFGFCKQAFPSIPDLAIAKMVAGIEVDLFRPNEELKVLAQRAIDLGVADTFAKHDDPAAVAAALDTDAGREWLAAWDAVEDPWFNFSSGTGFYFSDKTWIQDRSVPYGFIWDYITKLRAGEDISRPTEAIRAERDRIVAEYRELLDAEEDRQAFDGKLGLARTVFPYVENHNFYIEHWSMSVFWQKSRELGETLAKEGFFETAEDIFFVRREEVDTLLFDLYSAWAVGVEPEGPHHWPPIIDRRRRIVKALEAHKPNAPKALGPPPTVVTEPFTIMLWGITSESIDGWLNAAEGGATVTGMAASPGVAEGPARVVFDAADIGDVQEGEILVAPITAPSWAPAFSKATAVVTDIGGLMSHAAIVCREYGVPAVTGTSSGTTEIRTGDRIRVDGNTGTVTKL